In the Calditrichota bacterium genome, AATTATCACGACACGCACACGCTGATCATCGAGTTTGCTCGTGGCGGCGAAAATGGCATCGGAGAGGCGCTGTCCTATCTGGACAATGAGATTCTCAAAAAAGCGGGAATTTTTTATCTCGATGTCAGTTACGAAGAATCCGTGCGAAAAAATCGGGCGCGTGCGCGAAAGGGGCAGGAGGATTCGATTTTATTTCATTCGCTGCCGGACGAAAAAATGGAATTCTATTACAAAACAAACGACTGGGAAAAATTAACCAAAGACGATCCCAAGTACATCTCTGTCAAAGGAATCAAAGTGCCGTACGCCGTATTTCACAATATGCCTGATTTAACAACACCGGGCGGCGAGCCGCTGGGAAAGGCGCTGGAAGATACTTTTGGGAGATTGTGGGAGATTAAAATGAAAAAATAGCAGGCGGAATAATAGAACGCGGATTTCACGGATTGAACGGATTCTCGCGGATTTAAAAGCAAAAATAAAATATGAATTTACCGTGTTTAATTTCAATAATCTAATCAATGAATTTCACCCAATATATTTTTCACCAAAGTCTTAATAAATTCTTCGGTATAAAAGAAGGAGACGAATAGAATGCTTCATTCAGACCTAACCAATAAAATTATTAGGGCATTCTATAAAGTTTATAACACGCTTGGCTATGGATTCCTCGAAAAAGTATATGAAAATGCATTAGCAACGGAATTGCGGAAAGCTGATTGCAAAGTCGAACAACAAAAAAATATTAGAGTTCATTATTTAGGAGAAGTTGTTGGCGATTATTTTGCTGATTTGATAATTGATGACACTGTGATAGTTGAATTAAAAGCAGCAGAGGGAATTTGTGAAGGACACGAAGCACAGTTACTTAACTATTTGAAAGCAACAGACAAAGAAATTGGCTTGCTGTTAAATTTTGGAAAGAAAGCAGAGTTCAAGCGAAAAATATTTACAAATGACAGAAAAAATATTAACCTTTGACAACTTCCGTGCAAACTAAATTATGCGTGCGGATTTTCAAATGTAATTTTTTTTAATCTGTGAAAATCCGCACAATCCGTGTGCATCCGTGTTCCAAAAGAAAAATCTACTTTTTCACCATCCGCCCCTGTACTTTGGAACTCACCTCTTTTCTTTCTTCAATCGTTTGCATCACTAAATCCGATAGCGGCATATTCAAATTTT is a window encoding:
- a CDS encoding GxxExxY protein, which codes for MLHSDLTNKIIRAFYKVYNTLGYGFLEKVYENALATELRKADCKVEQQKNIRVHYLGEVVGDYFADLIIDDTVIVELKAAEGICEGHEAQLLNYLKATDKEIGLLLNFGKKAEFKRKIFTNDRKNINL